From the Hordeum vulgare subsp. vulgare chromosome 1H, MorexV3_pseudomolecules_assembly, whole genome shotgun sequence genome, the window GATGTGTCCTACAATGACTTGGAAGGACCAATCCCAACAACATGGTTACTCCAAAATGCTTCACCAAGTTGGTTTATTCCCAATAAAGGTATGTGTGGCTACCTCTATGGCCTGCCACCTTGTTATTCAACTCCAGTAGCTGGTCACCATAAACGGAAGACACTTGATTTGCTCTTGCCAATTGTTATGGTGGCGGTTTTCTGcattgttgttataataatgctTAGTCGTAACAAGAGAAAACCACAAGAAAGTGTAAATGTTGAAGGAAGGGACCTATTCTCAGTTTGGAATTTTGATGGAAGATTAGCATTTGACGATATTGTAAGGGCAACAGATGACTTCAATGATAAGTACATTGTTGGAAGAGGAGGATACGGGAAAGTCTataaggcacaactccaagacggGCAGATAGTTGCTGTGAAGAAGCTGCATCAGAGCGAAGAGCAGTTTAATGACGATAGAAGATTTCACAATGAAATGGAAATCTTATCACAGATTCGACAACGAAGCATTGTCAAAATGTATGGATTCTGCTCCCATTCAGCGTATAAATTTCTTGTCTATGACTACATTCAGCACGGAAGCCTCCACGTGACATTGGAAAATGACGAAGTTGCAAAGGAATTAGATTGGCAAAAGAGAATTGCTCTTgcaaatgatgtggctcaggcaaTATCTTATTTGCACCATGAATGCAGTCCACCTATAATCCATCGAGATATCACGAGCAACAACATCTTACTTGATACAACCTTCAAGGCTTTTGTCTCAGATTTTGGCACAGCAAGGATTCTTAAGCCCGATTCATCAAACTGGACTGAACTAGCAGGAACATATGGCTACATAGCTCCTGGTATGTACTAGTAGAACCTTTCTTCTCATGTGAGAAGCATTCATCTCTATACATTTAATCCTAATTCTAATGTTTATTTGGTTTTGTGCAGAACTGGCGTACACGTTTGTTGTGACAGAGAAATGTGACGTCTATAGCTTTGGTGTGGTTGCGCTAGAGCTAGTGATGGGCAAGCACCCAAGGGATCTATTAAATGGTATGTCAAGCGTGGAACAAGCTATGTTGGTGAAAGATATTCTGGACCAAcgaccaacaccaccaacaacaacagaaaataaaagcttAGCTCTGCTCATCAAGCTGGCCTTTTCTTGCTTGGAATCTTCTCCACTAGCAAGGCCAACCATGCAGGAGGCATACCAAACACTCATCCAGTGACCCTCTCCTAGTTCATGTCCTGTGTATTAAATAAATCTAGCACCTTGTCCAGTCAATTGTTGATTTCCTTTTCTGGTTTTGAAATAATGGTCGATATGGTTGACACGAGTTGTGTGATCACCATGTCATAGTGAGGACCGCTCCATGAGTTTGTTCGTGCGGTGTCTAAGTCTTGCGTCGCCTTGAGCTGCGCATGCATGATCCTGgagtcgtgggatggcacgactcACACCAGGGCATGTTTACCGTTCTCTCGGTTAAGTTTGCTAGATTCAAATAAGAGAAGAGAAAAGACGAGAAAAGCTGTGGAAATTTGAGCAGCGCAAAGCACTTGTGTCCCTCTGACATTTCCTCGCACGCGAGTTCGTGTCTTTGTCGATTCGGTGCTGAAATTTGACGTTTCAGGAAAGCAATGAAGAGGTAATCACAAGAGTAGGCATGGCAAGACTGTGAAGGATGGCGCAGCCCTTTGGTTCAAAAGCGAAGCAAAACTGCTTCATTTGTGGTACGTTTCAGCTCTCTGCAGTTGGCTTGCTGTGGTTTGTGATGTTTGTATGTGCACTGCCATTTTCAGAGTGGACCAGACGTACATGACCATTAGCAGTAGTACGTAGTTCTATCCAGTGTGAGATAATTCAGTAAAACTATTCACTACTATTAATCCAGCATGCTTGACCTGAGAGTTCTTTGGTGATGAGCTTTAAAAAACAAAAAGGTGCACCTTATTAGTATGGATAGTCTATCAATTCTGTTAAGCCGGGCAGAAGCAGGGTTGTTACAAAAAGTGGCAACTCACGCAGCCCCATTGGCAGCAGTCGTGGCCATGCCATGAGCCGAGGAGGTTCGCCGGGTCGCTTTCCATGGCGGCCTTGAAGGCGAGCAGCGCCGCCCTCTCTGCCGGGATGCAGCTCCCGTTTCCACTTCCACCAGTGACGGCAGAGGCTGCTAGTGCTAGGGCTAGGGCTAGGATGATGAGCAGGTAGCTCGTGGAAGATGGTAGAGTTGTGGCCATTGTGATGTATGTTTCGCCTTCAGCATCaccgcactacaagaaataaggtcaattatgacttcctatattggtcactgattcgtcattgttgttgtctattgaccttttttgaccaaatttacaacgtcaacagttggccgtcaagaatgaacaaacatgacctttctaaaattttggtcgcaGGTCTCTATCGAGCAAAATTTTGGTTTGATCATTACctatttgtgtgagccacgtaggatctgacgtggcattgctagtgaccaaatgaaatcatcataaatttcagatccctgtccaccaatctagctacatgggcctggcccaatgcctattttactattgaaaatgtctgatttgtttgggttgaagcatATTTTTTTGCTAAAAGCACAcatatctcaggataggcccattaaaaataagtacaacagaataaaagattgtaaataaaatatatatttcatttcagtaacatatcacatcaaatacaatacatcatccaccgactccaCGCATTAAGGTTCAACGCCTGACAAGgacacatcaaaataattttacatgtgcaCAATAAAATACTTCTGCAAAAAACCTGCAAGGTTCTAGTATACAAGGTTCAACGCATTAAGGTTCATCATCTTCCTCTGCacaatatgctcttgccattgccTCCTGCGAAAAGAAAATGATAGTAAGGCTTTCAGACCAAGGAAACTAGTAAAATTGCACGCACGATAACCAATGATAAAACAGTAGAAAATTGTTGCTGCATATACTTTGCTGCTTTGCTGATAAAACAGTAGAAAATGGTAATCAACAAACTGCTACATTCTTGCATTCCAAACAAGTCGAGACATGCTAGCGTGACAGCTGCACCGGCAAGCATGATTTTAACAAGGCGTTGTCGCCAGGTCGGACAAAAAAGAGGCACATAAATTAAAGGGATGTTTCCATTGGGGAGTACGTGGTGGGTGCAGCTGGGGATCGCGATTTTCGTTGCATGTCAGCGTCAACCCCTCGGTCGGTCGTCGCATGCTCAGCATCTACCGTGTTAACTTACCAGTCAAGGAGAGGAGAGCGTAAACAAATTTCAATCAACGAGACCACGACTTGTGGGTCGTCCATAGTAGTCGTTAGGAAATAGAGTATGGATATGCATGGACGGCAAAAGGAGAGCCTCTGTTGTCTGTTGTTGGCGTTTTTTATGGTTATACTATTTTAGTTTCTGCTGTTTGATCTGTGTGTTTTACTTTTGATGAACTGGTGTTCAGGCTTTGATCAAGGAAATTTTTGCTTCTGCTGTTTGATCTTTACTGGGACATGTACAAGTAACGCTGGATGCAGGATGACCTAGATGATTACACTCTCGGTGAGGCCGCTGGCAGGATGGATGTTTATGCTCCTTCTGTTCCAGCGACTGGAGAGTGGTATCGTACGTGAACACAATGGCGCAGTGCTACATGCAAAGATCGTCAATTTGGAACATGTTGGCTGTATTGAGATCGATTCTGAAAGTGACGTGACAGGGTGTTCAACTTCCAGCATTTTCACCGATGTCAAGTCAGTTATGCCATGCAGCATTGAAATGCGTGTGTAGGTGAGGCAACATGTACAATCATAGTCCAATTTGGTACTTCCTCCGTCTCTAAATAATTGGCGCCATTATTTAGAGACGGAGGCGAACTCGACGGAAACGTTGACCACCCACTGGTACCTGTAGGTGAGCACGGTGGCGAAGGCGAAGACGGGGATCCTGGTGAAGTAGAGGTATCCGACGACAATGAGGTAGAACTGCTTGAAGAGGGTGAGCTTCTTGAGGTTCCTGGCCGCCTTGCCGTCCGTCTAGGACGCCTCGCGCAGGTTGCGGATGGACCAGATGTTGGTAAAGAAGACGGCACAGCAGCAGACCACGTCCACCAGCAGGAAGATCTGGTTCCCGCCGGCCCCGTCACCCCGATCATCGCTGACGCGATGTTTTCGATCACTTGCAGCGGTATGATGATCATCAGCACGTTCTTCTCCCGCTCCTGCATGCATACATTCTCCATTCATCATGTCCATCGGCCGGGCTGTTACGACCTACTTACAGGAATACACGGATCGTGGATCTGGTCCTGTGAAAGACACCGTTTTGCCGAAACGGAGCCCGCTCGAGGGATACACGTTGTTCTTTTGCAGGATGGCCTTAACGGGTGACTCAtgtttgccgggtctcgatccccaTGCCGACCCGACCAATCACACCACACACGGTACAGGTTTTGTTTCCCAACTGAAGTTCCTTCTCCTATTCGAAAACTCATCTCGCTTCCGTTATTCGAATTATTTATTTTATCTAATAGTTACCCCCCTCTGGTAGTCTCGAATCCTCGACATTGAGTGGATACAGGGTACCGACAAAGGCCGTCGGTATCGCCAAGAATCCACGTGGGGCCATCCAGTTACCCTACTCTATCTTAGGATAAGACGTCgaccatacatgcatgcatgcagaacTAGCATGGAGGCCTCTCAGAGCCCGCCCTCCTCCCttctattttcttttgctttgTTACATTGCGAGCGATCGGGTTGATCACCCACGCGAGCCGCTGTCAACACAGCTTCCATGGAGTTCTAGCGAATGGTCGCCACGACCACCTTGGTCTCGTTGATGGCTGCTGGAGTCATGGCGTCAAAGTTCTCCAATGTAACTTAGTCGGCTGTATTCGTTCCGATGTTGTACCGAAACACGCCCGAGGTAATCTTTACCTTGCCATCATAAGCCTCTCTGTCAACATTTCGATGGAAGAAGATGACAATATCGCTACCACAAATTGGCCACCCACCGTCCCTGATGAGCGCTAACCCGCGCAGGAAAATGTTCTGTGACAGGCCTATAGGTGGAGGAAGAAATACGCGCATGAAACGGAACACATTAGGTCTCTCTCATaagaaaaaaaatgatagaaCGCAAGAAAAGCTAGCATGAGAGAGGCACAAGCTGTCTTTATTTTAGGGGGCGCACACTAGCTAGCTAAGCCCCTGTGTACGCGTTTCCTTCCCAGTCAGCCAAACGGGCCCAACCCAAGGAGCATGTACGTACATTGCCCAaaggcatgttaattttagtcccacctcgcctggGTGAGGAGGTTGTGAGCAGCTTAAAAGGTAGGGTAACCACTATTTTCTAAATGGTAGTATAACCCCGTTGAGGGATAACACACATGCATATGTAGCGCGTGTGCTCGCGTGAATATTCGCGTATTGTACGCGACG encodes:
- the LOC123395755 gene encoding MDIS1-interacting receptor like kinase 2-like; protein product: MPWVVSNITLPDAGIHGQLGELNFSALPFLAYIDLHNNSLHGALPASISSLSVLLELNLEQNQHTGEIPCQSLSGLLPQEIGHLTSLVKLGLSNNTISGPLPEHICSRRRLQFLGISNNMFNGLIPKSLKTCTSLVEIDLQRNQLTGDLSQHFGVYPQLKGMRLASNRLSGKISPNLAACTQLTVLLLSQNMITGSIPPVLSKLSNLEELTLDSNHLSGEIPPEIGTLGNLYILNLSSNKLSGSIPIQIQKLSNLGYLDISGNRLGGLIPEELGGCMKLQSLKMNDNNFRGSLPGAIGNLAGLQIMLDVSKNNLSGVLPQQLGKLEMLEFLNLSHNQFRGSIPSSFSTMLSLSTVDVSYNDLEGPIPTTWLLQNASPSWFIPNKGMCGYLYGLPPCYSTPVAGHHKRKTLDLLLPIVMVAVFCIVVIIMLSRNKRKPQESVNVEGRDLFSVWNFDGRLAFDDIVRATDDFNDKYIVGRGGYGKVYKAQLQDGQIVAVKKLHQSEEQFNDDRRFHNEMEILSQIRQRSIVKMYGFCSHSAYKFLVYDYIQHGSLHVTLENDEVAKELDWQKRIALANDVAQAISYLHHECSPPIIHRDITSNNILLDTTFKAFVSDFGTARILKPDSSNWTELAGTYGYIAPELAYTFVVTEKCDVYSFGVVALELVMGKHPRDLLNGMSSVEQAMLVKDILDQRPTPPTTTENKSLALLIKLAFSCLESSPLARPTMQEAYQTLIQ